From the Neoarius graeffei isolate fNeoGra1 chromosome 1, fNeoGra1.pri, whole genome shotgun sequence genome, one window contains:
- the zgc:194930 gene encoding uncharacterized protein zgc:194930 → MGCSCCSMIKSYAHDPADPVEINGLKQNLATTSLVSSYQCHNLSDDGKKQGFHNLGYTSNTNLSKSDIENNHINQAKSNLPQTPEGNSSLYILQPDGEVSPTLPSAPPVCPVSPLGTEPGKQTERFRDSGLGNGSDGYLCRMDQEEEGQQGAVDTADEESVISVDIHTSSTSLSSADTKLTIDESLSFSPKAGSKEKDTEDTVSVTDSMVAEALAALEAATAGEEYE, encoded by the coding sequence TTACGCCCATGACCCTGCAGACCCCGTGGAAATCAATGGGCTGAAGCAGAATCTTGCCACCACTTCCTTAGTCTCTTCTTACCAATGTCACAATCTATCAGATGATGGGAAAAAACAAGGCTTCCACAATTTGGGCTACACCAGCAACACCAACCTCAGCAAATCCGACATCGAAAACAATCACATAAACCAGGCGAAATCGAACTTGCCCCAGACACCAGAGGGCAACTCTAGTCTCTATATTTTGCAGCCAGACGGAGAGGTCTCTCCAACCCTCCCTAGTGCTCCACCCGTATGTCCTGTTTCACCACTGGGCACAGAGCCTGGGAAACAAACAGAGAGGTTCCGAGACTCAGGCCTGGGAAACGGGTCTGATGGCTACTTGTGCAGAATGGACCAGGAAGAGGAAGGACAGCAAGGAGCAGTGGACACAGCAGACGAGGAGAGCGTCATATCAGTGGACATCCATACTAGCAGCACAAGCCTCTCCTCAGCTGACACCAAGCTCACGATTGATGAATCTTTGTCTTTCTCCCCGAAAGCGGGATCGAAGGAAAAAGACACAGAGGACACCGTGAGTGTCACAGACTCAATGGTGGCGGAAGCACTCGCTGCCTTGGAGGCAGCCACTGCAGGGGAGGAGTACGAGTAA